The Anoxybacillus amylolyticus DNA segment CAAGTAGCACCACCGCATCATCGAGACCGTTGAGCGCTCCTTCGTAACGATAGACGCGATAGCGCTCTTCTCCCACCGTGACGAGGCGGGTGTCATTCGGTTCGAGATAGCGGGCAAACTGCTTCGCTTGGATGGCGATGCCTTTCGGATAGAGAATCCGGTTCGTCTTAAGCATCGCGATGACGTGGAACCCTTTTTTCAAGCAGGCTTCCACGAGTGCTTTCGATGGATACCAAGAGTCCATCAGTACATAAACAGGACGACTCACATCCAAAGAAGAAAGCATCTCAATCGCGAGTTTTCCTTTGCTTTTTCCAGCCTCCTTGTCGTAGGGGCGAAAAGCAAACGGAAACGCTTGAGTCATCGTATGAACCATGAGCCAAACGAGAGAATGCCCCCAAATCGATTTTTTCTCTGTGTGAGAATAATGCCAATCACACCCTTGAATAGCGCATGTTGCCCGTGACGAAGGCTTCGTTTTTTGGCAAATCGTATCATCGATGGAAACAAAAATGGGTTGATTCTTCTGTTTGGCGATGCGTTCGACACGATGAAGCATCCACTGCTGGAGTTTGCGGAGCAATGTCTCTTCATCCCACGGACTTTTCGTGAAAAAATGGCTCAGTGTCGTGCGATGGTTCGGATGAAAACTCCCATGATGTAGATCGGTCAACGTTCCCGAAAAACCTTTCGTCACCATCGCATCCACGATATGAACGAGATGCTTCATCACAGGTTTCGAGAAATAAAGCGCCAACCCCAACGTCGTGAAAAACTTGTGGATTCCTTGATGATGTGCTAATCTATTCATGAGACATGAACCTCCTTGTGTGAATGGTTGGTAGCACATCTATTCTA contains these protein-coding regions:
- a CDS encoding IS701 family transposase → MNRLAHHQGIHKFFTTLGLALYFSKPVMKHLVHIVDAMVTKGFSGTLTDLHHGSFHPNHRTTLSHFFTKSPWDEETLLRKLQQWMLHRVERIAKQKNQPIFVSIDDTICQKTKPSSRATCAIQGCDWHYSHTEKKSIWGHSLVWLMVHTMTQAFPFAFRPYDKEAGKSKGKLAIEMLSSLDVSRPVYVLMDSWYPSKALVEACLKKGFHVIAMLKTNRILYPKGIAIQAKQFARYLEPNDTRLVTVGEERYRVYRYEGALNGLDDAVVLLVWKADQPMTPEHLHCVLSTDWELSDEDILRYYAERWSIECFFRQAKDQLKLDGYRVRHHRAVKRYWILVQLAYVYSLFESNSDFSDGLDLLRKRKGHSLVEFIYHAAKQNIPIDTVKKQLHVA